CGGGAGCTCCGTAGCCTCGGCGAACGACGCCGCAGGCGTGTGCCACAGGCGACGGAGCACCTGCCGGGCGCGATAGGCCGGCTCACCCCGCTCGGCGAAGAACCGCGTGAGGGCGCCGAGGGCGTCGGCGGGCGTGAGGTCGAGCAGATTGAGCGATTCGGGCACGGATGAAATGTAGTCTGAGCTTATTCGCTCTGAAGACACGGATTGAACGGCATGCCGGTCCCTCCTGTCTTGCATCTACGTTTATGCAGACGCGGACACAGCACGAACCCAGCGGACACGACACGAGCAACTCCAAGGCGTTGATTGTTGTCGGGGCCTTGTCCGCGTCTTCATGAGCGTAGCAGTCTGCCCGTGCGCCCTGCGAGGCTGCCGCTGTCACACCGTAGCTCTCCGCATGCATAGCCGCAGCCCTCTACGGGCGTTAAATTCAACAGGCCCAAACAGATGCCTGAAATGTGGCAGGCGCTTCCGTGAGGTAGCCGGCGTGGTTAGTCTTTCAGATTCACCCCCAAGTGACGGAGCACAGGTGTTGCTTTCCGAGCTACTGTCGGCGGACCGCGTCAAAGTGCCGCTGGCGAGTCGCACGAAAGGCGATGTGCTGCGCGAGCTCGTCGCGCTCGTGGTGCCGGCCGCGGGTCGGGGCGGGGAGCGCGTGGATCCGGAGTGGATCCTGGAGTCGGTGCGCGAGCGTGAAGCCGTGCTGTCCACCGGCATCGGCGATGGCGTTGCGATTCCTCACGGAAAAACGCCCCACGTCGACCAGCTCGTGCTTGCAGCGGGAGTCGCGCACGAACCCGTCGACTTCGATGCGCTGGATGGCAAGCCGGTGCAGCTGTTCTTTCTGCTGGTTGGTCCGGAGAGCGCGGCTGGCGCGCACGTGAAAGCGCTGAGCCGCATCTCGCGACTGCTGCGCCGCGAATCGCTGCGCGCGAGCCTCGTGGCCGCGCAGTCGGCCCCGGACTTCCTCCGCCTGATTCGAGATTTGGAGGTGGCGTGAGCGCGCCGCGTCGACTGCCGCCCGCGTCCCGGGCGGCGCGGCGTGGCATGGGACGCCCGGCCACATCCACCATCCGACGACCCGTACGAGCCGAATGACAGCCAATTCCACCGAGGCAACGACACTCCGGAGCCGCCGCTGCGGCTCGCTTCGCGCCGCCGATGCCGGCTCCGACGTTCGGTTAGGCGGCTGGGTCCACGGCAAACGCAATCTGGGCGGACTCGTGTTTCTCGACCTGCGCGACCGCGACGGCATCGTCCAGGTGTCCGTCGATCCGGCGCTGGTGGGGGAGGCGGTCCGCGACGCCGCAGCCGCGGTGGGCAAGGAGAGCGTCGTGCTCGTCGAGGGAGAAGTCGCGCGCCGGCCGCCGGCCGGCGAGAACCACGACATGGCGACCGGAGAGATCGAGGTCAAGGCGCGCAGCGTGCGCGTCGTTGGCCCAGCGGTCACACCCGCGATTCCCGTTGGGCGCGCCAAGGGGGAAGCGCTGCCGTCCGAGGAGCAGCGGCTGCGCCATCGCTATCTCGATCTGCGCCGGCCCGAGCTCCAGCGGAACATCATCCTCCGGCACCGGTTGATGCAGACGGCCCGCCGCTATCTCGCGGGCGAAGGCTACCTCGAGATCGAGACGCCGATTCTCACCAAGCCGACGCCGGAAGGCGCGCGCGACTACATCGTGCCGAGCCGGCTGCACAAGGGCGAGTTCTACGCGCTGCCGCAGTCGCCGCAGCTCTACAAGCAGCTGCTGATGGTGTCGGGCTTCGACCGGTATTTCCAGATCGCGCGGTGCTTCCGGGACGAAGACCTGCGCGCCGAGCGGCAGCCCGAGTTCACGCAGATCGACATCGAGGCGTCGTTCGTCCAGCAAGCGGACATCGTCCGCCTAACGGAAGGATTGTTCGTCGAGCTGTGGCGAGAGGGCGGCCACGCGATCGCGGCGCCGTTCGAGCACCTGACGTACGCCGACGCGATGGAGCGCTACGGCAGCGACCGTCCGGACCTGCGCTACGGGCTCGAGCTGTTCGATGCGACCGCCATCTTCGGCGCGACCGAGCTTGGCATTGCGCGCTCCGCGATCGCGGCCGGCGGCCGGGTCCGGGGAATACGGGTGCCCAAGGGCGCGTCCCTGTCTCGCAAGCAGGTGGACGAGCTCGAGGTGCTGGCCAAGGGGGCGGGCGCGGGCGGCCTGCTGCGACTCAAGCGCGAAGGCAGCGAGCTCACGGGGCCGCCGGCCAAGTTCCTCGATGCCGGGGCGCGCGATCGGCTGGCGCTGGCCGATGGCGATCTCGCCCTGTTCGCGGCGGGCGCGGACCGTGTCACGAACGCGGCGCTCGACCGCGTGCGCCAGGAGACCGCGCGCCTGTTAGGCATCGTCCCCGACGGCATGCTGCGCTTTCTCTGGGTGACGGACTTCCCGATGTTCGAGTGCGACCCGGCGACCGGCGCGTTAGGCCCGACGCATCACCCGTTCACCGCGCCGCAGCCCGATGATGCGCGCTTGCTCGAGACGGATCCGCTGCGCGCGCGGGCGCAGGCGTACGACGTCGTGCTCAACGGCATGGAGTTGGGCGGCGGCAGCATTCGCATCCACGATCCGGAGATGCAGCGGCGCGTGTTCTCGCTCATCGGCATCGACGAGGAGACGGCACAGCGGCGCTTCGGCTTCCTGCTCGAGGGGCTTCGCTCGGGCGCGCCGCCGCACGGTGGCATCGCGATGGGCGTCGACCGCATCGCGATGCTGCTCGCGGGCGCGGGCTCGCTGCGCGACGTCATCGCTTTCCCGAAGACGACGACGGCGAGCGCGTTGTTCGAGGGCGCGCCGAGTCCGGTGCCCGAGGCCGACCTCCGTACGCTGCACGTGCGCATCGCGAACGGCGCCGGCGAGGAGTGACGGGCGTGAGCGAGGAGACGATCACCCATCGCCTGAGCACGGAAGGCGCGGACCTGCTGACGCTCGCCGGCGTGAACGATGGCAACCTCATCCAGCTGTCGCGGATGACGGGCGCGAAAGTATCGCTGCGGGGCGACGCGCTCACGCTGAGCGGTCCGCCGGCGAGCGTCGAGCGCGCGAGGCCCATCGCCCAACGGATGCTCGATGCCGCGCGCCAGCTACTGCCGCTCGGCCCCGACGACGTGCTCCGGTTAGGCGAAGAGCCGCTGGCCGACGGCAACGGCAACGGCGCGGGCCCTGCGGACGAGACCCGCATCGTGCTGCCGGGCGTCAGGCGCATCATCCAGCCGAAGACGCCGGGTCAGGCGGCCTATCTCAACCTCATCGCCGAGAACGACATCGTCGTCGGGATCGGTCCGGCGGGCACGGGCAAGACGTATCTCGCGGTGGCCATGGCGGTGGAAGCGCTGGCGCGGAAGCGCGTCCGTCGCATCGTGCTCGCGCGTCCGGCGGTCGAGGCGGGCGAAAGCCTGGGCTTCCTGCCCGGC
This genomic window from Gemmatimonadaceae bacterium contains:
- the aspS gene encoding aspartate--tRNA ligase, producing MTANSTEATTLRSRRCGSLRAADAGSDVRLGGWVHGKRNLGGLVFLDLRDRDGIVQVSVDPALVGEAVRDAAAAVGKESVVLVEGEVARRPPAGENHDMATGEIEVKARSVRVVGPAVTPAIPVGRAKGEALPSEEQRLRHRYLDLRRPELQRNIILRHRLMQTARRYLAGEGYLEIETPILTKPTPEGARDYIVPSRLHKGEFYALPQSPQLYKQLLMVSGFDRYFQIARCFRDEDLRAERQPEFTQIDIEASFVQQADIVRLTEGLFVELWREGGHAIAAPFEHLTYADAMERYGSDRPDLRYGLELFDATAIFGATELGIARSAIAAGGRVRGIRVPKGASLSRKQVDELEVLAKGAGAGGLLRLKREGSELTGPPAKFLDAGARDRLALADGDLALFAAGADRVTNAALDRVRQETARLLGIVPDGMLRFLWVTDFPMFECDPATGALGPTHHPFTAPQPDDARLLETDPLRARAQAYDVVLNGMELGGGSIRIHDPEMQRRVFSLIGIDEETAQRRFGFLLEGLRSGAPPHGGIAMGVDRIAMLLAGAGSLRDVIAFPKTTTASALFEGAPSPVPEADLRTLHVRIANGAGEE
- a CDS encoding PhoH family protein; this translates as MSEETITHRLSTEGADLLTLAGVNDGNLIQLSRMTGAKVSLRGDALTLSGPPASVERARPIAQRMLDAARQLLPLGPDDVLRLGEEPLADGNGNGAGPADETRIVLPGVRRIIQPKTPGQAAYLNLIAENDIVVGIGPAGTGKTYLAVAMAVEALARKRVRRIVLARPAVEAGESLGFLPGDLQAKVDPYLRPLYDALDDMMPPERIMKAIETRVIEIAPLAYMRGRTLADAFVILDESQNATNAQMKMFLTRLGVNSKAVITGDKTQIDLPAREQSGLIEIERILKGIDGIGFHYLTDADVIRHRLVRDIIRAYARDAGTD
- a CDS encoding PTS sugar transporter subunit IIA, producing the protein MLLSELLSADRVKVPLASRTKGDVLRELVALVVPAAGRGGERVDPEWILESVREREAVLSTGIGDGVAIPHGKTPHVDQLVLAAGVAHEPVDFDALDGKPVQLFFLLVGPESAAGAHVKALSRISRLLRRESLRASLVAAQSAPDFLRLIRDLEVA